A DNA window from Candidatus Roseilinea sp. contains the following coding sequences:
- a CDS encoding hydrogenase HoxU — translation MPRTLTINGQEISARSDQTILEAARDAHIHIPVLCHLDGLTDVGACRMCLVEVAGSNKLLPACTTRVQEGMEVRTDTERLRAYRRQIIELLFAERNHVCAVCVANGHCELQNLGIEVGMDHVRYDYIFPTLGVDLSHERFGMDHNRCILCTRCVRACDQLEGAHTIDVMGRGAKSLIIRDMNVPWGESITCTSCGKCVMACPTGALFKQGSTVAEMVHDAEKLAFLRAAREKRVWNV, via the coding sequence ATGCCAAGAACACTTACGATCAACGGTCAGGAAATCAGCGCACGAAGCGACCAGACCATCCTGGAGGCCGCGCGCGATGCGCACATCCACATCCCGGTGTTGTGCCATTTGGACGGTCTCACCGACGTGGGCGCATGCCGGATGTGTTTGGTGGAGGTGGCCGGCTCGAACAAGCTCCTGCCCGCGTGCACGACGCGCGTGCAAGAGGGCATGGAGGTGCGCACCGACACCGAACGGCTGCGCGCCTATCGCCGGCAGATCATTGAGTTGCTGTTTGCCGAACGCAACCACGTCTGCGCCGTGTGCGTGGCCAACGGCCACTGCGAGCTGCAAAACCTTGGCATCGAGGTGGGCATGGATCACGTGCGCTACGATTACATCTTCCCCACGCTGGGCGTGGACTTGTCGCACGAGCGCTTCGGCATGGATCACAACCGTTGCATTTTGTGCACGCGCTGCGTGCGCGCGTGCGACCAACTGGAGGGCGCGCACACGATTGACGTGATGGGCCGCGGCGCCAAGTCGCTCATCATCCGCGATATGAACGTGCCCTGGGGCGAATCCATCACGTGCACCAGTTGCGGCAAGTGCGTGATGGCCTGTCCAACCGGCGCCCTGTTCAAGCAGGGCTCCACCGTCGCCGAGATGGTGCACGACGCCGAGAAGCTGGCTTTCCTCAGGGCGGCGCGGGAGAAGAGGGTGTGGAACGTTTGA
- a CDS encoding NADP oxidoreductase, with the protein MTQRIVIDPVTRIEGHAKISIYLDDAGEVSDARFHVVEFRGFEKFCEGRPLGEMAGITARVCGICPVSHLLASAKTGDDIFAVSIPPAAEKLRRLMNLGQIVQSHALSFFHLSSPDLLLGYDSDPAQRNVFGLIARYPDLARGGIRLRQFGQEVIELLGGRKIHPAWAVPGGVREPLTPENRDYLRGRLPEALDTVKRALAFFKRYADEHSEEVAHFGNFPTLFMGLVSKDGGRWEHYDGWLRITDSDGNVLVDGFDPRHYAQILGEAVEPWSYLKSPYYKPLGYPDGAYRVGPLARLNICSGMGTPQADAELAEFRQRGNAHGVVTSSFMYHYARLVEILAALERIALLLDDPDLLSTRVRASGGINKLHGVGVSEAPRGTLFHDYEVDEHGMIRRVNLIIATGQNNIAMNRTVKQIAQHWIHGATAGIPEGLLNRVEAGIRAFDPCLSCSTHAIGHMPMIVTLVGSDGAVLAEVKRE; encoded by the coding sequence ATGACTCAACGGATTGTGATTGACCCGGTCACTCGGATCGAGGGCCACGCCAAGATTTCGATCTACCTCGACGACGCCGGCGAAGTGAGCGACGCGCGCTTCCACGTGGTGGAGTTTCGCGGCTTCGAGAAGTTCTGCGAAGGCCGGCCGCTGGGCGAGATGGCCGGCATCACGGCGCGCGTGTGCGGCATCTGCCCCGTCAGCCACCTGTTGGCCAGCGCCAAGACCGGCGACGACATCTTCGCCGTGAGCATTCCCCCAGCGGCGGAGAAGCTGCGCCGGCTGATGAACCTTGGCCAAATCGTGCAATCGCACGCGCTGAGCTTCTTCCACCTAAGCTCACCCGACCTGCTGCTGGGTTACGACAGCGATCCGGCCCAGCGCAACGTGTTCGGCTTGATCGCGCGCTACCCCGACCTGGCGCGCGGCGGCATTCGGTTGCGCCAGTTTGGCCAAGAAGTGATCGAGTTGCTGGGCGGGCGCAAGATCCATCCGGCTTGGGCGGTGCCCGGCGGCGTGCGCGAACCGCTGACGCCGGAGAACCGTGACTATTTGCGCGGCCGGCTGCCGGAAGCCCTCGACACGGTGAAGCGCGCGCTCGCCTTCTTCAAGCGCTACGCCGATGAGCACTCCGAGGAAGTGGCGCACTTCGGCAACTTCCCCACCCTATTCATGGGCTTGGTGAGCAAGGACGGCGGCCGGTGGGAGCATTACGACGGCTGGCTGCGCATCACCGACAGCGACGGGAACGTGTTGGTGGATGGGTTCGACCCACGCCACTACGCCCAAATACTGGGCGAAGCGGTCGAGCCATGGTCTTACCTCAAATCGCCGTATTACAAACCGCTGGGCTATCCCGACGGCGCGTATCGCGTTGGGCCGCTGGCGCGGCTGAACATCTGCTCCGGCATGGGGACGCCACAGGCCGATGCCGAACTGGCCGAGTTCCGGCAGCGCGGCAACGCGCACGGCGTGGTCACATCATCGTTCATGTATCACTACGCACGCCTCGTCGAGATCCTGGCTGCACTCGAGCGCATCGCGCTGCTGCTCGACGATCCAGACCTCCTCTCGACGCGCGTGCGCGCCAGCGGCGGCATCAACAAGCTGCACGGCGTCGGCGTCAGCGAAGCGCCGCGCGGCACGTTGTTCCACGACTACGAAGTGGACGAGCACGGCATGATCCGTCGCGTGAACTTGATCATCGCCACCGGCCAGAACAACATCGCCATGAACCGCACGGTCAAGCAGATTGCGCAGCACTGGATCCACGGCGCAACGGCCGGTATTCCAGAAGGGCTGCTGAATCGGGTCGAGGCCGGCATTCGCGCGTTTGACCCGTGCCTGAGCTGCTCCACCCACGCCATCGGCCACATGCCCATGATTGTGACGTTAGTCGGCAGCGACGGCGCGGTGCTTGCCGAGGTCAAACGTGAGTAA
- the hoxP gene encoding hydrogenase, with translation MSKEVATDFLIIGYGNPLRHDDGAGPRVAEIVASWRLPNVRAISAHQLTPELTDALASAEVVIFVDARRTDPHAQPPADVTFTAIGAAEDRAGAADTHTSDPRRLLALTQRLYGRCPQAWLVSVPGVDFDFGESLSERARQGVEVALRRIRLLFTSR, from the coding sequence GTGAGTAAAGAGGTTGCCACCGACTTTCTGATCATCGGCTACGGCAACCCGTTGCGGCACGATGACGGCGCCGGCCCGCGCGTAGCCGAAATCGTGGCCTCTTGGCGCCTGCCCAACGTGCGCGCCATTTCAGCGCACCAATTGACGCCAGAGCTCACCGATGCGCTGGCAAGCGCCGAAGTGGTGATCTTCGTAGACGCGCGACGCACTGACCCGCACGCCCAACCGCCTGCCGACGTCACCTTCACCGCGATCGGCGCAGCAGAAGATAGAGCAGGAGCGGCCGATACACACACGAGCGACCCACGAAGGCTGCTGGCGCTGACCCAACGACTATACGGACGCTGCCCGCAGGCTTGGTTAGTCTCGGTGCCCGGCGTGGACTTCGACTTCGGCGAGTCGCTCTCCGAACGGGCGCGTCAGGGCGTCGAAGTTGCGCTGCGCCGCATCCGGCTGCTCTTCACCAGTCGGTGA
- a CDS encoding 6-phosphogluconolactonase has protein sequence MSGAPFVIVMNDDGTYYLQVEPTPEAMAELAAKAVVFWGRKAIERRSACHLALSGGSTPKALYRRLSGPPYADQLDWQRVHLWWSDERAVPHDHPDSNYNLAYDALIAHVPIPPENVHRVQTELGLAGAAEQYEAEIRSRVAAVADPARPTFDLILLGMGDDGHTASLFPHTPALAERSRLVASQVVPQANVPARITFTPPLINAADVVCFMVSGASKAGTLRRVLLGEYQPQALPAQLIAPTRGKLFWMVDAAAASQVAAGPAYPSEEFIYRRMR, from the coding sequence ATGTCCGGCGCGCCCTTCGTCATCGTCATGAACGACGATGGCACCTACTATCTGCAGGTCGAGCCGACGCCGGAGGCGATGGCCGAACTAGCGGCTAAGGCGGTGGTCTTCTGGGGGCGCAAAGCGATTGAGCGACGCAGCGCCTGCCATCTCGCCCTGAGCGGCGGCAGCACGCCAAAGGCGCTGTATCGTCGCCTATCCGGCCCACCCTACGCAGACCAGCTCGATTGGCAGCGCGTGCATCTGTGGTGGAGCGACGAGCGCGCGGTGCCGCATGATCACCCAGACAGCAACTACAATCTGGCATACGATGCGCTGATCGCTCATGTGCCTATTCCGCCGGAGAACGTGCATCGCGTGCAGACCGAACTTGGCTTGGCAGGCGCGGCTGAGCAATACGAGGCCGAGATCCGGTCGAGGGTCGCTGCCGTTGCCGATCCTGCGCGGCCAACCTTTGACCTGATCCTGCTAGGCATGGGCGATGACGGTCATACTGCCTCGCTCTTCCCCCACACGCCGGCGCTGGCGGAACGGTCGCGGCTCGTCGCGTCGCAGGTCGTGCCCCAGGCGAACGTCCCAGCGCGCATCACGTTCACGCCGCCGTTGATCAATGCTGCGGATGTGGTGTGCTTCATGGTGAGCGGGGCGAGCAAGGCAGGGACGCTGCGGCGCGTGCTGCTGGGCGAATACCAGCCGCAAGCGCTGCCTGCGCAGCTTATCGCGCCGACCCGCGGCAAGTTATTCTGGATGGTGGATGCGGCGGCTGCATCACAAGTCGCCGCTGGGCCGGCTTATCCGTCTGAAGAGTTCATCTATCGGCGAATGCGGTGA
- a CDS encoding endonuclease: MFKLVTFNLLNKPSRWPDRRKLIVRELAELQPDVIALQEVSLPHNNAEWLAEQLGGYTVHTSPKTGALAKREAIATLSRLPVEGCHTLSLVAQSRVAQAVRLRVGDRPIVIVNGHFMFHVYDHIKRTHQVQRVLNWLRLAAASYPVVVCGDFNATPEMRTIRMMKESFSSAYEVAHGREPDYTCPTPLVYRFHAARKGLSLVGNLIAHRQPEPWRGTLDYIFVDDNFHVRSCEVVLNKPSPSDPTLYPSDHVGLCVTLEMAALPATR; this comes from the coding sequence ATGTTTAAGCTGGTCACCTTCAACTTGCTCAACAAACCGTCGCGTTGGCCCGATCGGCGCAAGTTGATCGTCCGTGAGTTGGCCGAGCTACAGCCGGATGTGATCGCGCTGCAGGAGGTGAGCCTGCCGCACAACAACGCGGAGTGGCTGGCGGAGCAGCTCGGCGGATACACCGTGCATACCTCGCCCAAGACCGGCGCGTTGGCCAAGCGCGAAGCCATTGCCACGCTCAGCCGACTGCCGGTCGAGGGGTGCCATACACTCAGCCTGGTTGCGCAGTCGCGCGTTGCGCAAGCCGTGCGCTTGCGCGTAGGGGATCGGCCGATTGTGATAGTCAACGGCCATTTCATGTTTCACGTCTACGACCACATCAAGCGCACGCACCAGGTGCAGCGGGTGCTCAATTGGTTGCGGTTGGCTGCAGCGAGCTATCCGGTGGTCGTCTGCGGCGACTTCAACGCCACTCCCGAGATGCGCACGATCCGCATGATGAAGGAATCGTTTTCGTCGGCGTATGAAGTCGCGCATGGACGGGAGCCGGATTACACCTGTCCGACGCCGCTGGTGTATCGGTTTCATGCCGCGCGCAAAGGGTTGAGCCTGGTCGGCAATCTGATCGCTCATCGCCAGCCCGAGCCTTGGCGCGGCACGCTTGACTACATCTTTGTGGACGATAACTTCCACGTGCGCTCGTGCGAGGTGGTGTTAAACAAGCCCTCGCCCTCCGATCCAACCCTGTATCCGTCGGATCACGTGGGCTTATGCGTCACTTTAGAGATGGCTGCGCTGCCGGCGACTCGGTAA
- a CDS encoding NADH dehydrogenase, which translates to MNLEELNATATSERLARMKKRHHMYVCVGTACQALNSEQIAKALQAELKQRGQAADVEVKCVGCPGLCSLGPLVEIESRVNGQAAAAEAEDDRRRSVLYQFVKPEDAGEIVAHLDGEPVKRLETPLDQPFFTRQTKIVLEHCGKIDPERIEDYIAVGGYQALLKVLTEMTPQQVIDEITRSGLRGRGGAGFPTGLKWGTVAKSDPSAYPTHVPEGIQSRKFVICNGDEGDPGAFMDRSVMEGDPHRILEGMAIAAYAVGANQGFIYVRAEYPLAVKRLRTAIRQAQRAGLLGNGIGGTAFSFNVDIRLGAGAFVCGEETALMASIEGGRGVPRPRPPFPAESGLWGCPTLINNVETLANVPPIIMKGAAWFAGIGTEKSKGTKVFALTGQVANTGLIEVPMGISLREIVFDIGGGIPGGRQFKAVQTGGPSGGCIPAQFLDMPVDYESLAKVGSIMGSGGMIVMDDSTDMVEVARFFMEFCMDESCGKCIPCRAGTVQMHRILTKIQEGRATRRDIQILEELCDMVKHTSLCGLGQSAPNPVISTLRYFREEYERKVNGEQKPEARSQRAEARGQKPEGRSQKPAIRS; encoded by the coding sequence ATGAACCTGGAAGAACTTAACGCAACGGCAACGAGCGAGCGCCTGGCACGCATGAAGAAGCGCCACCACATGTATGTGTGCGTGGGCACGGCCTGCCAAGCGCTCAACAGCGAGCAGATCGCCAAGGCGCTGCAGGCCGAGTTGAAACAGCGCGGCCAGGCCGCCGATGTGGAGGTCAAGTGCGTCGGCTGTCCCGGCCTGTGCTCGCTCGGCCCGCTGGTCGAGATCGAGTCGCGGGTCAACGGCCAGGCTGCGGCCGCCGAGGCAGAGGACGATCGGCGCAGGTCAGTCCTGTATCAGTTCGTCAAGCCGGAGGATGCCGGCGAGATCGTCGCCCACTTGGATGGCGAGCCGGTCAAACGGCTGGAGACGCCGCTGGATCAGCCGTTCTTCACTCGCCAGACCAAGATTGTGCTAGAGCATTGCGGCAAGATAGACCCAGAGCGCATTGAGGATTACATCGCCGTCGGAGGGTATCAAGCGTTATTGAAGGTGCTGACCGAGATGACGCCGCAGCAGGTGATTGACGAGATCACCCGCAGCGGCCTGCGCGGGCGCGGCGGAGCCGGCTTTCCTACTGGCCTGAAGTGGGGCACCGTGGCCAAGTCCGACCCAAGTGCGTATCCGACCCACGTGCCGGAGGGCATCCAGTCGCGCAAGTTTGTGATTTGCAACGGCGACGAGGGCGACCCAGGCGCGTTCATGGATCGCAGCGTGATGGAGGGCGATCCGCATCGCATCTTGGAGGGCATGGCCATCGCGGCCTATGCCGTGGGCGCGAACCAGGGCTTCATTTACGTGCGCGCCGAGTATCCGCTGGCCGTGAAGCGGCTGCGCACGGCGATCCGCCAAGCGCAGCGCGCCGGCTTGCTCGGCAACGGCATCGGCGGCACGGCATTCAGCTTCAACGTGGACATTCGCTTGGGCGCCGGCGCGTTTGTGTGCGGCGAGGAGACGGCGCTCATGGCCTCGATCGAGGGCGGACGCGGCGTGCCGCGCCCACGGCCGCCCTTCCCTGCTGAGTCCGGCCTGTGGGGCTGTCCAACGCTCATCAACAACGTCGAGACGTTGGCCAACGTGCCGCCCATCATCATGAAAGGCGCGGCGTGGTTTGCCGGCATCGGCACGGAGAAGAGCAAAGGCACCAAGGTATTTGCGCTCACCGGCCAGGTGGCGAACACCGGCTTGATCGAGGTGCCGATGGGCATCTCGCTGCGCGAGATCGTGTTCGACATCGGCGGCGGCATCCCCGGCGGTCGGCAATTCAAAGCCGTGCAAACCGGCGGGCCGTCTGGCGGGTGCATCCCGGCGCAGTTCTTGGACATGCCGGTGGACTATGAGTCGCTGGCGAAGGTCGGCTCGATCATGGGCAGCGGCGGCATGATCGTGATGGACGACTCGACCGACATGGTGGAGGTCGCGCGCTTCTTCATGGAGTTCTGCATGGACGAATCGTGCGGCAAGTGCATCCCCTGCCGCGCCGGCACCGTCCAGATGCACCGCATCCTCACCAAGATTCAAGAGGGCCGGGCCACCCGGCGCGACATCCAAATCTTGGAAGAGTTGTGCGACATGGTGAAACACACCAGCCTGTGCGGCTTGGGACAGAGCGCGCCCAATCCGGTCATCAGCACACTGCGCTACTTTCGCGAGGAATACGAGCGGAAGGTGAATGGGGAGCAGAAGCCAGAAGCCAGAAGCCAGAGGGCAGAAGCCAGAGGCCAGAAGCCAGAGGGCAGAAGCCAGAAGCCAGCAATCAGAAGTTAG
- a CDS encoding oxidoreductase, with translation MSKLRFASVWMGGCSGCHMSFLDLDEWLFDLAEAVEVVYSPVADIKTFPENVDVTLVEGAIANQDHLELIHTIRKHSRLVVSFGDCAVTGNVTAMRNPLGGAEVVLDRAYQDAQLLRPQVPHDDGIVPPLIDRVLPVHAVIPVDLYIPGCPPPAKRIRAVLQALIEGKPPEMIGREMLKFG, from the coding sequence ATGAGCAAACTCAGATTCGCATCGGTATGGATGGGCGGCTGCTCCGGCTGCCACATGTCGTTCCTCGACCTGGACGAGTGGTTGTTCGACTTGGCCGAGGCGGTGGAGGTGGTGTATAGCCCGGTGGCCGATATCAAGACCTTCCCGGAGAATGTGGATGTGACGCTGGTCGAGGGCGCCATTGCCAACCAGGATCACCTGGAGCTGATCCACACCATTCGCAAGCACAGCCGACTGGTCGTGTCGTTCGGCGACTGCGCGGTGACCGGCAACGTGACCGCCATGCGCAACCCGCTCGGCGGCGCCGAGGTCGTGCTCGACCGCGCCTATCAGGACGCGCAACTGCTGCGCCCCCAAGTCCCGCACGACGACGGCATCGTGCCGCCGCTGATAGATCGCGTGTTGCCGGTGCACGCCGTCATCCCGGTGGACTTGTACATCCCCGGCTGCCCGCCGCCGGCTAAACGCATTCGTGCAGTGCTGCAAGCCCTCATCGAGGGTAAGCCGCCAGAGATGATCGGCCGCGAGATGTTGAAATTCGGTTGA
- a CDS encoding cytochrome P450 has product MTTITSLTQFAALPGRRSPLIFDAAWDIRRKGFLQFLHDEWRRHGDLFEIQIGPRKMTLAIHPDHVHHISIVRRDIYDKRESYDIVRELLLGNGVLTATGAAWRRQRQLMSPFFTPRGVEQFLAIIIRDAQQFIARWQGKVGSVVEMLDEMMFVTASIILRSLFTTESDETLLELKNDVETMIQFTATRQSRPLRLPMWLKIGENRRYSHAHRRVHAYIQDVIAQRRAMPVERWPNDLLSKLMLARDEETGEAVSDALLRDETITLFFAGHETTARTLTFAWYALAKQPEVARRLRDEIDTVLGDREPTVEDLKRMPYTLQVIKETMRLYPAAPLYARDATQDDVIDGKRIPAGSTVILAPFLTHRHPRFWDEPERFDPERWTPEREASQHPYAYHPFAAGQRICLGNNFSLFESHILLAMLARQFTPELANPRHDPQLDMAGTLISRNGMPMRIAQRR; this is encoded by the coding sequence ATGACCACGATTACTTCATTGACGCAATTCGCAGCGCTGCCCGGGCGCCGAAGCCCGCTCATCTTCGACGCCGCGTGGGACATCCGGCGCAAAGGCTTTCTGCAATTTCTACACGACGAATGGCGCCGACATGGCGACTTGTTTGAAATCCAGATCGGCCCGCGCAAGATGACCTTGGCCATCCATCCCGATCACGTGCATCACATCAGCATCGTTCGACGCGACATCTACGACAAGCGCGAAAGCTACGACATCGTGCGCGAGCTGCTGCTGGGGAACGGGGTGCTGACGGCCACCGGCGCAGCCTGGCGCCGACAGCGCCAACTGATGTCGCCCTTCTTTACGCCGCGCGGCGTCGAGCAGTTCCTGGCGATCATCATTCGCGACGCGCAGCAATTCATCGCGCGCTGGCAAGGCAAGGTTGGCTCCGTCGTCGAGATGCTCGACGAGATGATGTTCGTGACGGCCTCGATCATCCTACGTAGCCTGTTCACCACCGAATCGGACGAGACGCTGTTGGAGCTGAAGAACGACGTTGAAACGATGATCCAGTTCACCGCGACCCGTCAGAGCAGGCCGCTGAGGCTGCCGATGTGGCTCAAGATCGGCGAGAACAGGCGCTACAGCCACGCGCACCGGCGCGTGCATGCGTATATCCAAGATGTGATCGCGCAGCGTCGCGCCATGCCGGTCGAACGCTGGCCGAACGACTTGCTGAGCAAGCTGATGCTAGCGCGCGACGAGGAAACCGGCGAAGCGGTATCCGATGCGTTGCTGCGCGACGAGACGATCACCCTGTTCTTTGCCGGCCACGAAACAACCGCGCGCACGTTGACCTTTGCTTGGTATGCGTTAGCCAAGCAGCCAGAAGTCGCCCGCCGACTGCGCGACGAAATTGACACGGTGCTGGGCGATCGCGAGCCGACGGTCGAGGATCTCAAGCGCATGCCTTACACCTTGCAGGTCATCAAGGAAACGATGCGGTTGTATCCAGCCGCACCGCTCTATGCGCGTGACGCGACCCAGGACGACGTGATTGACGGGAAGCGCATCCCCGCCGGCTCCACCGTCATCCTCGCCCCTTTTCTCACACATCGCCATCCTCGGTTCTGGGATGAGCCGGAGCGATTCGATCCAGAGCGCTGGACGCCGGAGCGCGAAGCGTCGCAACACCCCTACGCCTATCATCCTTTCGCAGCCGGACAACGCATCTGCCTGGGGAACAACTTCTCGCTATTCGAGTCGCATATCCTGCTGGCGATGCTGGCGCGGCAATTTACGCCCGAATTGGCCAACCCGCGACACGACCCACAGCTCGACATGGCCGGCACGCTGATCTCTCGCAATGGCATGCCGATGCGCATCGCACAACGGCGGTGA
- a CDS encoding dihydroorotate dehydrogenase, with protein MDLTTTYLGLKLAHPVVPSASPLSRNLDSIRRLEDAGAPAIVMHSLFEEQIENESQVMHHFLEYGGESFAEVSRYFPDWRYYNIGPEEYLKLLQSAKAATDIPIIGSLNGMSTGGWIEYARKIEQAGADALELNIYYIPTDPHVSGWHIEERYLDILHAVRQTVKIPIALKLSPFFSAMANMALHFANAGANALVLFNRFYQPDFDLERLEVTPHLVLSDSDELRLPLRWVAILYGRVPIELAISTGVHTHIDVLKGLMAGARVTMMTSELLQHGIKRIGEIVRDLRNWMEEHEYESVAQMQGSMSQKSVANPAAFERANYMKVLDAWRPDPSAVLPKSRPPASLPLRFGSERPNE; from the coding sequence ATGGATCTGACGACGACTTATCTGGGATTGAAGCTGGCACATCCAGTCGTGCCGTCCGCCTCGCCACTCTCGCGCAATCTGGATAGCATCCGCCGGCTGGAAGATGCGGGCGCACCGGCGATCGTCATGCATTCGCTCTTTGAGGAGCAAATCGAGAACGAGAGCCAGGTGATGCACCACTTTTTGGAGTATGGCGGGGAGAGCTTCGCCGAAGTGTCGCGCTATTTCCCTGACTGGCGCTACTACAACATCGGGCCGGAGGAGTACCTCAAGCTGCTCCAGTCGGCCAAAGCCGCAACCGATATTCCAATCATCGGCAGCCTGAACGGCATGTCCACCGGCGGTTGGATCGAGTATGCGCGCAAGATCGAGCAGGCCGGCGCCGACGCGCTGGAGTTGAACATCTACTACATCCCCACCGATCCCCATGTCAGCGGTTGGCATATCGAGGAGCGCTACCTGGACATCTTGCACGCCGTGCGCCAAACGGTGAAAATCCCGATTGCCTTGAAGCTCAGCCCGTTCTTCAGCGCGATGGCCAACATGGCGTTGCACTTTGCCAACGCCGGCGCCAACGCCTTGGTGCTGTTCAACCGCTTCTACCAGCCCGACTTCGACCTTGAACGGCTGGAGGTGACGCCGCACCTGGTGTTGAGCGACAGCGACGAGCTACGCCTGCCGCTGCGCTGGGTGGCCATCCTCTACGGCCGCGTGCCGATCGAATTGGCGATTAGCACCGGCGTACACACGCACATAGACGTGCTCAAAGGGCTGATGGCCGGCGCGCGCGTCACGATGATGACCTCGGAACTGCTACAGCATGGCATTAAGCGCATCGGCGAGATCGTGCGCGACCTGCGCAACTGGATGGAGGAACATGAGTATGAGTCGGTGGCGCAGATGCAGGGCAGTATGAGCCAGAAGTCGGTCGCGAACCCGGCAGCGTTCGAGCGCGCCAACTACATGAAGGTGCTGGACGCATGGCGGCCCGATCCTTCTGCCGTGCTGCCGAAGTCGAGGCCGCCCGCCTCGCTGCCGTTGCGCTTTGGAAGCGAACGACCCAACGAATGA
- the hoxE gene encoding hydrogenase HoxE, whose product MTSTPITPRPQAGHDAVTATSTDRLASDKRYKIIEATMRRHGYQGHGLIEALHSAQEAFGYLDDFTLKHIARTLHLPPSKVFGVATFYNLFTLKPQGAHTCVVCLGTACYIKGAREVLAALEGEYGVKAGGTTRDNQLSLLTARCFGACALAPVITFDGETIGKVAPTAVAQQIAQRLAAVQQAR is encoded by the coding sequence ATGACCAGCACACCGATCACACCCAGACCCCAGGCCGGCCACGACGCCGTAACAGCGACATCAACCGACCGGCTGGCCAGTGACAAGCGCTACAAGATCATCGAAGCGACGATGCGTCGCCACGGCTACCAGGGCCACGGGCTGATCGAGGCGCTACACAGCGCACAGGAGGCCTTCGGCTATCTGGACGATTTCACGTTGAAACACATCGCTCGCACGCTGCATTTGCCGCCCAGCAAGGTATTCGGCGTGGCGACCTTCTACAACCTCTTTACGCTCAAGCCACAAGGCGCGCACACCTGCGTGGTATGCCTGGGGACGGCGTGCTATATCAAAGGGGCGCGCGAGGTGCTGGCGGCGCTCGAAGGCGAATACGGCGTGAAGGCCGGCGGCACGACGCGCGACAACCAGCTCTCGCTGCTCACGGCGCGCTGTTTCGGCGCGTGCGCGCTGGCGCCGGTGATCACGTTCGACGGCGAGACGATCGGCAAGGTCGCACCCACAGCAGTCGCCCAGCAGATCGCGCAACGACTCGCCGCAGTTCAGCAAGCTCGGTGA